The following proteins come from a genomic window of Carassius gibelio isolate Cgi1373 ecotype wild population from Czech Republic chromosome B8, carGib1.2-hapl.c, whole genome shotgun sequence:
- the LOC127964188 gene encoding olfactory receptor 24-like: MQNTSDPIIQPAGFYIVALSSMPYSNVYVMFLTVIYVITIICNVFLIAIIFYDHRLHAPKFMAVGSLALVDLILSTSLVPGMIKTYIVLDNFVPFKLCLVQMFIYYNFLSLESLSLCILSYDRFIAICFPLKQKSINTNIRMAYIICAVWFFNSVRSLYNPLSISILSFCGSLKVNSYFCDYAPILRLSCSDITTQWNFATTSSTLFSAVPLIFIFLTYMGILIAVFRMKNNQSRYKALATCTEHLMLVAIFFIPIFIIFNLGLFGIVINPNVRTVCLSLSSLLPPCMNPILYSLKTKEIQSRIRSLLIQRLSVHPLNIHY; this comes from the coding sequence ATGCAGAACACCAGCGATCCCATCATTCAGCCTGCAGGGTTTTACATTGTTGCGCTGAGTTCAATGCCTTACAGTAATGTCTATGTCATGTTCCTCACTGTGATTTATGTGATCACAATCATTTGCAATGTCTTTCTGATCGCCATCATTTTCTATGACCATCGACTGCATGCCCCAAAGTTCATGGCCGTTGGTAGTCTGGCTTTGGTTGATCTTATTCTCAGCACCTCTCTTGTGCCTGGCATGATAAAAACTTACATTGTTCTAGACAATTTTGTGCCATTTAAACTGTGCCTTGTGCAAATGTttatttactataattttttatCACTTGAATCACTTTCTTTATGTATTCTCTCTTATGACAGGTTCATTGCGATCTGTTTCCCTTTGAAACAGAAGTCTATAAACACAAACATCAGAATGGCCTATATAATCTGTGCAGTTTGGTTCTTTAATTCTGTTAGATCACTGTACAATCCTTTATCCATCTCAATCCTGTCATTTTGTGGCTCTCTTAAGGTCAACAGCTATTTTTGTGATTATGCTCCCATTTTAAGACTCTCCTGTAGCGATATTACAACCCAGTGGAATTTTGCCACTACTTCATCTACACTCTTCAGTGCTGTacctttgatttttattttcttgacttACATGGGTATACTGATTGCTGTATTCAGAATGAAAAATAATCAGAGCCGTTATAAGGCTCTGGCCACGTGCACCGAGCACCTCATGTTAGTGGCGATTTTCTTCATTCCAATTTTTATTATCTTCAATCTTGGACTTTTTGGAATTGTTATAAACCCAAATGTAAGAACAGTGTGCTTGTCTTTGTCATCCCTCCTTCCACCCTGCATGAATCCCATCCTCTACTCACTGAAAACTAAAGAGATTCAAAGCCGGATTCGTTCTTTGTTAATCCAGAGACTGTCAGTTCATCCTCTGAATATACATTATTGA